A genomic stretch from Crassostrea angulata isolate pt1a10 unplaced genomic scaffold, ASM2561291v2 HiC_scaffold_92, whole genome shotgun sequence includes:
- the LOC128169065 gene encoding uncharacterized protein LOC128169065 has protein sequence MTSAFILKHDHIPSNTEDGHIQQNQPYFEQNPPISVQHPEADDRHPGYLNAVNQGCVPSIPIHQMHQLCAPSNSVNPVCSTSISVPQVCASQNSVSQVNVLLNSVSQVSVPSNSVPQMRVPNSVDQRSAPLNAASQVFVPSNSMRQVCVTTNSLPHVITVPNLVPPRTDNTSTMADFSKFLLRKDFLLTRFTNFDDRPENFNSWSSSFRSVILELGVTEFEEMDLLVKWLGPASSKFARTLRSANTHNPSLGVKRIWDRLNDKYGRPEMVEHALKQKLHSFPTLTNKDHAKLYDLVDILTEIESAMTNPKYEICLSYFNSSTGVLPIVAKLPISLQDKWTSQAAGYKKRNDVAFPPFSFFVEFIREMCEIRNDPGLVCQPPTNTNMAYSKPRPTGTVTSRKVEIVSSTPSTRCPIHNAGHSLNECRGFKRKSLRERQNILRDKKLCFRCCASQSHVSKNCTADIKCDICDNPYHVTAMHIDRRPSNPESPTPVSTAKTALSNGGEYEEGKHGSRSCGKIVLVDVFCQSNPAKVIRVYATIDDQSNRTLVSPYLIDRLGVTGECKPYTLTSCSGVTTVAGRRVNGLCVKALDGTTAFNLPEVIECDSIPSEHLEIPTPKVAQSQPHLQCIAPFIPPLDRNVNVELLIGRDLPDVHHVRDQITGSQGQPFAQRLPLGWVVIGEICIGKVHPPKEVNVNKTHILNDGRCTTFPVCHNNINVKDNDDDIFIRTPFDNKIGPSVEDRKFVALMDAEFHKDTDGFWSAPLPFKESKPVIPNNYSQAWKRALILNTSLKKDHHKRQHFLAFMSKVLASGAAEVAPSDIPGECWYLPLFGVYNSKKPDQIRGVFDSSAVFQDVSLNSVLMSGPDLTNNLVGILMRFRENAIAISGDIQQMFYAFRVHEDHRDYLRFFWYEDNNFEKPLIQYRMKAHVFGNTPSPAVATYGLRKASSVGDDDVRKFVYNNFYVDDGLTSLATESEAINLMRKTQATLKNNGNIRLHKIASNSVNVMKSFPIDDLRSDLKELNHCAVICNLPVQHSLGMQWDLNCDMFVFKISNAEKPYTRRGLLSTMNSIFDPMGFISPVTISGKILHRELVSPGCYWDEPLTEEHLRRWRIWIDSLQSVNNFRVPRMIVATSISLAHQVDVHVFSDASEHAIAAVAYLQVTDEFGETSLGFLMGKSKLAPLKGHTIPRLQLCAAVLATELGEAVCDYLKIPQDRFHYYTDSRIVLGYICNKTRRFFVYVTNRVEKIHKVSSPSQWSYVSTYKNPADVATRYSHTAITTSLQRWITGPEWLKNSSDLIKTVYPLINPETDKEIRQDVISSKTQITTEIVFDSRRFAKFSTWKNLVVAFKTLKRFVRDKFQVSSESKDEPDIYRETEMFIIKQIQQESYCKEIENLNSGQPIPRNSKVSRLDPFLDSFGVLRVGGRLKLSPELSLGEKNPILIPNQNYIAKLLVLHFHEVIRHQGRHLTAGAIRAAGYWITGCKRLVYSILSNCVKCRRLRGSLASQKMADLPEERLTPCPPFTYVGVDCFGPWDVVTRRTRGGSANSKRWAVLFACLSCRGVHIEVIEEMTTSSFINALRRFTSIRGKVKEFYSDRGTNFIGGTRELGINADFVEDPSIKSFLQLQGAVWKFNTPFSSHMGGAWERLIGVIRRVIDSILLDSKHTRITHEVLSTFMAEATAIVNARPLVPVSTDPEAPCVLSPAVLLTQKTVDSNEDFKNLSVSEVYNIQWKFVQSLAEKFWCRWKNEYLQSLQVRRKWKDTRDNIQVGDIVLLKDSDAHCNHWPTGLVERVFPSKDGLVRKLEVRVIKDGQSRKYVRPISEIIFLCHSI, from the coding sequence ATGACGAGTGCGTTTATCCTCAAACACGACCATATCCCATCAAATACCGAGGATGGCCACATTCAACAAAATCAACCATATTTTGAACAGAATCCACCAATCAGTGTTCAACATCCAGAGGCGGATGACCGACATCCGGGATATCTAAATGCAGTTAATCAAGGTTGTGTTCCTTCAATTCCAATTCATCAAATGCATCAATTGTGTGCGCCTTCTAATTCAGTGAATCCAGTTTGTTCTACCTCGATTTCAGTGCCTCAAGTTTGTGCTTCTCAAAATTCAGTGTCTCAAGTGAATGTCCTTTTAAATTCAGTGTCTCAAGTGAGTGTTCCTTCAAATTCAGTGCCTCAGATGCGTGTTCCAAATTCAGTTGATCAACGGAGTGCTCCATTGAATGCAGCTTCTCAAGTGTTCGTTCCCTCGAATTCAATGCGTCAAGTTTGTGTTACTACAAATTCATTGCCTCATGTAATTACCGTTCCAAATCTAGTACCACCACGGACCGACAACACTTCGACAATGGCCGACTTTTCAAAGTTTTTGCTACGCAAGGATTTTCTACTCACAAGATTCACCAACTTTGATGATCGtccagaaaatttcaattcTTGGAGTTCTTCATTCCGGAGTGTTATTCTAGAACTTGGTGTCACAGAGTTTGAGGAAATGGATCTACTTGTGAAATGGTTGGGTCCAGCGTCATCAAAGTTTGCACGCACACTGCGCTCTGCAAACACCCACAATCCTAGCCTAGGTGTAAAGCGTATTTGGGATAGACTGAACGATAAATATGGGAGACCTGAGATGGTGGAACATGCTCTAAAACAGAAACTACACTCGTTCCCAACCCTCACAAATAAAGATCATGCCAAATTGTATGATCTCGTGGACATTCTCACCGAAATTGAATCGGCGATGACTAATCCAAAATACGAAATTTGTCTGAGCTACTTCAATTCATCTACTGGAGTACTACCCATAGTTGCCAAACTACCCATATCTCTACAAGACAAGTGGACCTCTCAAGCAGCTGGATATAAAAAACGGAATGATGTAGCATTCCCtccattttccttttttgtcgAGTTCATCCGTGAAATGTGTGAAATCCGTAACGATCCTGGACTTGTATGTCAACCGCCCACAAACACAAACATGGCATACAGCAAACCTAGACCTACTGGCACAGTCACTTCTCGTAAAGTTGAAATTGTATCATCAACTCCGTCAACACGTTGTCCCATACACAATGCTGGACATTCTTTGAACGAATGCCGTGGCTTCAAAAGAAAATCACTACGTGAGCGTCAAAACATTCTACGtgataagaaattatgtttCCGATGTTGTGCCTCACAAAGTCATGTATCCAAAAATTGTACAGCGGACATTAAATGTGATATTTGTGATAATCCTTATCATGTCACAGCGATGCACATTGATCGTCGTCCTTCAAACCCCGAATCCCCTACACCAGTCTCAACAGCGAAAACTGCCTTAAGCAATGGCGGGGAGTATGAAGAAGGAAAACATGGGAGTCGTTCTTGCGGGAAGATCGTTTTAGTGGACGTGTTTTGTCAATCAAATCCTGCGAAAGTTATCCGTGTTTATGCGACAATCGATGACCAGAGCAACCGGACGTTGGTGTCCCCTTATTTGATAGATCGACTCGGAGTTACAGGAGAATGTAAACCCTACACTCTTACGTCATGCTCCGGTGTAACGACAGTCGCTGGACGCCGTGTGAACGGATTATGTGTCAAAGCCTTGGATGGTACAACTGCATTCAACTTACCGGAAGTCATTGAATGTGATTCTATTCCTAGTGAGCATCTTGAAATACCTACTCCCAAAGTCGCTCAATCACAACCGCATCTACAATGTATTGCACCTTTCATACCACCCCTAGATCGCAATGTGAATGTTGAACTGCTCATAGGACGTGACTTACCCGATGTACATCATGTGCGCGACCAAATTACTGGCAGccaaggtcaaccctttgctcAACGTCTTCCACTAGGATGGGTCGTCATTGGTGAAATTTGTATTGGTAAAGTTCATCCTCCAAAGGAagtgaatgtaaacaaaacgcATATTCTTAATGACGGAAGGTGCACCACCTTTCCAGTGTGTCACAACAATATCAATGTCAAGGACAATGATGATGACATATTCATACGAACACCATTTGACAACAAGATTGGACCTTCTGTTGAGGACCGCAAGTTTGTGGCTCTTATGGACGCAGAGTTCCACAAAGACACTGATGGTTTTTGGTCCGCACCATTACCTTTCAAGGAGTCAAAACCAGTGATACCTAACAATTATTCACAGGCCTGGAAACGTGCTTTGATCCTCAACACAAGTTTAAAGAAAGATCATCACAAACGACAACACTTCTTAGCATTCATGTCAAAAGTCTTAGCTAGTGGGGCAGCAGAAGTTGCTCCTTCCGACATACCTGGGGAATGCTGGTATTTACCCCTTTTTGGGGTGTACAATTCGAAAAAACCGGATCAAATCCGAGGAGTATTCGACTCGTCGGCTGTGTTTCAAGACGTTTCATTGAACAGTGTGTTAATGTCTGGACCAGACTTAACAAACAACCTTGTTGGAATCCTCATGCGTTTCCGTGAAAATGCAATTGCTATCAGTGGTGACATTCAGCAAATGTTTTATGCATTTCGTGTTCATGAGGATCATCGTGATTACCTCAGATTCTTTTGGTACGAGGATAACAACTTTGAAAAACCTTTAATACAATACCGAATGAAAGCTCACGTTTTCGGTAACACACCATCTCCAGCTGTTGCCACCTATGGACTTCGTAAAGCATCATCTGTTGGTGACGATGATGTTCGTAAATTTGTTTACAACAACTTTTACGTCGATGATGGACTGACGTCGCTTGCTACAGAATCAGAAGCAATCAACCTGATGAGAAAAACACAAGCAACACTGAAAAACAACGGAAACATTCGTCTCCACAAAATCGCTTCAAACAGTGTGAATGTGATGAAATCATTTCCTATAGATGACCTAAGAAGCGATTTGAAGGAACTAAATCATTGTGCAGTCATATGCAACTTACCTGTACAACACAGTTTAGGAATGCAGTGGGACTTAAACTGTGATATGTTTGTGTTCAAAATCTCTAATGCTGAAAAACCTTACACCCGCAGAGGCCTTCTATCGACAATGAACAGTATCTTTGATCCAATGGGATTTATTTCTCCAGTCACTATTAGTGGAAAAATTCTACACCGTGAACTTGTATCTCCTGGATGTTACTGGGATGAACCACTTACAGAGGAACATTTGAGAAGATGGCGAATCTGGATTGATTCATTACAATCTGTTAATAACTTCAGAGTTCCCCGAATGATTGTAGCCACTTCCATTTCTTTGGCTCATCAAGTGGATGTTCATGTCTTTTCAGACGCGTCAGAACATGCGATAGCTGCGGTGGCATATCTTCAAGTGACAGATGAATTTGGAGAAACTTCTCTTGGATTTCTAATGGGAAAATCTAAACTGGCACCTCTGAAAGGTCACACAATACCGAGACTCCAACTGTGCGCAGCAGTTCTCGCCACAGAGTTAGGAGAAGCAGTTTGTGACTACTTGAAGATTCCTCAAGATCGATTTCATTACTATACTGACAGTAGAATCGTCTTGGGTTACATTTGTAACAAAACCCGTAGATTTTTTGTGTATGTTACAAACCGTGTGGAAAAAATTCACAAAGTCTCGTCTCCGTCTCAGTGGTCTTACGTCTCGACCTACAAAAATCCAGCTGATGTTGCAACAAGATATTCACATACAGCAATTACTACGTCTCTACAGCGCTGGATAACTGGACCTGAATGGTTGAAAAATTCTTCGGATTTGATCAAAACTGTCTATCCTCTCATCAATCCTGAAACTGACAAAGAAATCCGCCAAGATGTTATTTCTAGCAAAACTCAAATTACAACTGAGATCGTCTTTGACTCCCGTCGTTTTGCTAAGTTCTCAACCTGGAAAAATCTCGTTGTGGCCTTTAAGACTTTGAAACGTTTTGTCAGAGATAAATTTCAAGTGAGCAGTGAAAGTAAAGACGAACCAGATATCTACAGAGAAACCGAAATGTTCATCATTAAACAAATTCAACAGGAGTCGTACTGTAAGGAAATAGAAAACCTGAATAGTGGCCAACCAATTCCCAGAAACAGCAAAGTGTCACGACTTGACCCATTCCTTGATTCATTCGGAGTTCTGCGTGTTGGAGGGAGACTTAAACTAAGTCCTGAGTTATCTCTGGGAGAGAAGAATCCAATCCTCATTCCAAATCAAAACTACATAGCAAAACTTCTCGTACTCCACTTCCATGAAGTTATTCGTCATCAAGGACGCCATCTAACCGCCGGGGCCATCAGAGCAGCAGGATATTGGATAACGGGCTGTAAAAGACTTGTGTATTCCATTCTATCCAATTGTGTAAAGTGTCGTCGACTTCGTGGTAGCCTTGCTTCACAAAAGATGGCAGACCTACCTGAGGAACGACTTACCCCTTGTCCTCCATTTACCTACGTTGGTGTCGACTGTTTTGGACCTTGGGATGTTGTCACGCGTCGAACACGTGGTGGTTCTGCGAACTCTAAACGATGGGCCGTATTGTTTGCGTGTTTATCATGCCGTGGTGTCCACATAGAAGTAATTGAGGAGATGACTACTTCGTCATTCATCAACGCCTTACGTCGCTTTACATCTATTAGAGGAAAAGTGAAAGAGTTTTATTCAGACAGAGGGACAAATTTCATTGGTGGAACTCGTGAACTTGGAATAAACGCTGATTTTGTAGAAGACCCCTCGATAAAATCCTTCTTACAGTTGCAAGGAGCAGTTTGGAAATTTAACACTCCGTTCTCTTCTCACATGGGAGGCGCTTGGGAGCGCTTAATTGGTGTAATCAGACGAGTCATTGATTCAATCTTACTGGATTCTAAGCACACAAGAATTACCCATGAAGTCCTTAGCACGTTTATGGCTGAAGCGACAGCGATAGTCAACGCCCGTCCACTGGTACCTGTATCCACCGACCCTGAAGCACCTTGCGTTTTGTCTCCAGCTGTTTTACTTACTCAAAAAACCGTTGATTCAAAcgaggattttaaaaatctcagtGTCAGCGAAGTTTATAACATTCAGTGGAAATTTGTTCAGTCTCTAGCGGAGAAATTTTGGTGTCGTTGGAAAAATGAATACCTGCAGAGTCTACAAGTGCGACGAAAATGGAAAGACACTCGAGATAACATCCAAGTTGGTGATATCGTTCTTTTGAAGGACAGTGATGCACATTGCAACCATTGGCCGACAGGACTTGTTGAAAGAGTGTTTCCTAGCAAAGATGGACTTGTGCGCAAACTTGAAGTTCGTGTTATCAAAGATGGACAGTCGCGAAAATATGTGCGTCCAATttctgaaattatatttttgtgtcaTTCCATTTAA
- the LOC128169062 gene encoding uncharacterized protein LOC128169062 has product MASEPKRPRVASDSSERSTDSLQNDTVHDSIQALEGSPQTHSKDIGITESDTGSGISIQFIPSQSSDNNQFSKIPNNLSNWDRKHLDKLNIKVSFQPDMSPLKLIRKIQKTGLQIHEVRKMKSDEEEKKIASLVTYVKQSKFMEMLAKINYTTFDEVNRNCMRGIDMYADDRYMCSFIPDGLPENLKLWFYRFHTHGKMFAHVLHKMVENKEEGVPIHDCHFQHLFDTFAKMFGLQSDISTVPCVQVPKMTVMDTEVCGAANIIYSRHCLKLPVDVEMKNSCIVAVCKVKKEQPVLAESKSNASPPRSKIREKTKSKQKLLADSCDSSEISSSSVTLGSNAGLPHLSDKLIGQHGGELLINYHQSNRYNLIIGMVVQQTQITFTTLDMTEGQYERIKNGKFKHTDKERPVFTFTKAYDYLREEDLESIIEPMIRLGLEQNK; this is encoded by the exons ATGGCGTCAGAACCGAAAAGACCAAGGGTTGCATCTGATTCCTCGGAACGTAGCACCGATAGCTTACAAAATGACACAGTTCACGATTCCATCCAAGCTCTAGAAGGATCCCCTCAGACTCATAGTAAAGATATCGGAATAACGGAAAGCGACACTGGCAGTGGGATAAGCATTCAGTTCATTCCTTCACAGAGTAGTGATAATAACCAGTTTTCAAAAATCCCAAATAATCTTAGTAACTGGGACAGAAAACACCTTGACAAACTTAACATTAAAGTGTCATTTCAACCAGACATGTCTCCTTTGAAACTTATAAGGAAAATCCAGAAAACGGGGCTTCAAATTCACGAAGTTCGAAAGATGAAGTCAGATGAAGAGGAAAAAAAGATCGCATCATTGGttacatatgtaaaacaaaGCAAATTTATGGAGATGCTGGCTAAAATAAACTATACGACATTTGATGAAGTAAACAGAAACTGTATGAGGGGTATAGACATGTATGCAGATGACAGGTATATGTGTTCCTTTATTCCTGACGGTTTACCAGAAAACCTCAAATTATGGTTCTACAG GTTTCATACTCATGGGAAAATGTTTGCACATGTTCTTCACAAGATGGTGGAGAACAAGGAAGAAGGAGTTCCCATCCATGATTgtcattttcaacatttatttgACACATTTGCAAAGATGTTTGGGTTACAGAGTGATATAAG TACCGTGCCATGTGTACAAGTGCCAAAAATGACAGTCATGGATACAGAAGTTTGTGGAGCAgcaaatataatatattctcGGCATTGTCTAAAACTTCCTGTAgatgttgaaatgaaaaattccTGTATAGTGGCAGTGTGTAAG gtGAAGAAGGAACAGCCTGTTTTAGCAGAGAGCAAATCGAATGCTTCACCACCAcgcagcaaaataagagagaaaacaaaaagcaaacaaaaactGTTAGCTGATTCATGTGATAGTTCAGAAATATCTTCATCGTCCGTTACATTGGGATCAAATGCAGGTCTTCCACACTTGTCAGACAAACTGATTGGACAACACGGGGGAGAATTGTTGATTAATTACCACCAGTCTAATAGATACAATTTGATTATTGGAATGGTTGTTCAACAGACACAg ATCACCTTTACTACGCTTGATATGACAGAAGGTCAGTACgagagaataaaaaatgggaAATTTAAGCATACGGACAAGGAAAGGCCAGTTTTCACATTTACCAAAGCATATGATTATCTTAGAGAAGAGGACTTGGAAAGCATCATTGAGCCAATGATACGGCTAGGTTTAGAACAGAATAAGTGA